In Terriglobus aquaticus, the genomic window TTGATGCGGACCGGGATACGCTGCACAACCTTCACGTAGTTGCCGGTCGCGTTTTCCGGCGGGAAGAGCGAGAGCCGGGATCCAGTCGCGCCGCCAATCTGAGCAACGGTACCGTGGTACTCGCGGCCACCCAGGGCGTCCACCTTGATGTCGACCTTCTGCCCAACCTTCATGTGCTGCAACTGCGTTTCCTTGTAGTTCGCAGTGATCCACAGGTTGGTCAGCGGCACGATGGTCAGCAGGTTCTGGCCGACGCTGACGTTGCCACCCACCGCAACGGACTTGCGGTTGATGATGCCCGTAGTCGGAGCCACGATGCGGCAGTAGCTAAGGTTCAGGCGAGCCTGGTCCACACGCGCCTGCTGCTGCTGAATGTCAGCATTCGCGGCGTTGGCGCGGGCCTGCTGCGCCTGAATCTGCTGCGGCTGAGTCACCTGGGCCTGGCGTGCTGTGGCACGCGAGGCATCAAGCCGGGCCTGCGCCTGGCGAACTGCAGCCTGCTGGGCTATCACGTTCTGCTGCGCTTCCAGCAGCGAAGCGTTGGTAGCTGCGGCAGAAGCTACTGCCTGATCGAATTGCTGCTTGCTGATCACGTCCTTGGCGACCAGCGGCGTGTAGCGATCCACGTCCAGCTGCGCCTTCAGCGCATTTGCCTTTGCCTCGTCCACACGGGCCTGCGCCGCTGCGACCTGCTTGTTCGCCTGCGCCACACCGGCTTCACCAGTGGCAACGTCCTGCCCGCTGGTCGCAACCGTGGTACGCGTCTGCACGCCGATGATGGGCACGTTCACGTTGGCCTGCACGTAGCTGGCCTTGGCGTTTGCAAGCTGGGCTTCGGCCTGCTCCAGCGCGACCTGGTAGTCGCGCGGATCGATCTCCGCGATCACGTCGCCCTGGTTCACCTTCTGGTTGTCCGTCACGTAAACCTTGGTGACCTGGCCTGCTACACGGGCGGATACCTGGTAGAGGTCGCCATCCACCTGGGCATCGTCAGTGCCCTCAGTAAAGGTGGAGCGG contains:
- a CDS encoding HlyD family secretion protein; this encodes MAENDPNYSEQQNRQANLPGGGETSVSGGGTQAQAAPAANAQAPAAKPENPAGKARRTFIIVAVVLLLVLIAGFFYYRSTFTEGTDDAQVDGDLYQVSARVAGQVTKVYVTDNQKVNQGDVIAEIDPRDYQVALEQAEAQLANAKASYVQANVNVPIIGVQTRTTVATSGQDVATGEAGVAQANKQVAAAQARVDEAKANALKAQLDVDRYTPLVAKDVISKQQFDQAVASAAATNASLLEAQQNVIAQQAAVRQAQARLDASRATARQAQVTQPQQIQAQQARANAANADIQQQQARVDQARLNLSYCRIVAPTTGIINRKSVAVGGNVSVGQNLLTIVPLTNLWITANYKETQLQHMKVGQKVDIKVDALGGREYHGTVAQIGGATGSRLSLFPPENATGNYVKVVQRIPVRINLDQGENNDQLLRAGYSVDPEVHVK